A region of the Haematobia irritans isolate KBUSLIRL chromosome 5, ASM5000362v1, whole genome shotgun sequence genome:
GGATCAAAGCAGTACAAGATTTTCAAAGTTTTGCCGGTTTAAATGTCACCGGTGAACTGGATGAAGAAACAATGCAATTGATGTCAAAACCACGTTGTGGTGTACGTGACAAAGTGGGCTTCGGCACTGATAGTCGATCGAAACGTTATGCTTTACAGGGTAGCCGTTGGCGTGTTAAGGCTTTGAcctataaaatttcgaaatatcCAAAACGTTTGAAGCGTTCCGATGTGGATACCGAGGTGTCCAAAGCTTTTAGTGTATGGAGTGAATATACAGATTTGACCTTTACCGCTAAGGCAACGGGACCAGTACATATTGAAATTAAGTAAGTAGAGAAATGAAGTAAGAGAGAACCCCCGCACGGAGATGTTCTACAATTTATGGTGGGCCCTGAAGACTTTAGGGCCAACGATGAGCATTTTCTCTTAACTGGGGAAGAAAATTGATGACTCCAAGATCTTAATCACGAATTGAGCAACTGGGTCATTACTAGAGTCATAAAACCGGTTTTAGAAAATAATACCGGAAAAAAGCAAACCATTAAAACATCCGGTTTTTTATCTCTCATTGGAATTACGTTCATATCCCTTGCGTGGACCTACTTCCACATAGACCTATCGATGCTTTAAAATGAAAACTTTCTATGTCTTTCTCTCTCTCATTTCAGGTTTGTTGAGAGTGAGCATGGTGATGGTGATGCTTTCGATGGTGTTGGCGGTACTTTGGCTCATGCTTTCTTCCCCGTCTTTGGCGGTGATGCCCATTTCGATGATGCTGAGTTATGGACTGTCAATAGCCCTCGTGGCACCAATCTCTTCCAAGTAGCAGCTCATGAATTTGGCCATTCTTTGGGTCTATCTCATTCGGATGTTCGTTCGGCTCTTATGGCTCCATTCTATCGTGGCTATGAACCTGTTTTCAAATTAGATACCGATGATGTTTTAGCCATTCAGGCTTTATATGGCAAGAAATCCACACAATCTGGCAATGGTTTGAATCCGACCAGTGGCGGTGCCTTGCCACGTACTACACAACGTCCTGCCTTTGCACCACCCAAAGCTGCTCCACGTGATGATCTCATATGTAAAGATCCCAAAATTGATGCTCTCTTTAATTCGGCTGAGGGACAAACATATGCTCTGAAGGGTAACAAATACTATAGATTGACAGAAAATTCAATAGCTGAAGGTTATCCCAAACTTATATCGGAAGGATGGCCAGGATTACCCGGTAaaagttttgaagaaaaaaatgtattccttAGTTtctaaccaatttttttttttcaggtgaTATTGATGCCGCTTTTACTTATAAAAATGGCAAAACTTACTTCTTTAAGGGTACAAAATATTGGCGCTACAATGGCCGTCAAATGGATGGTGATTATCCCAAGGAGATTAGTGAAGGATTCACTGGTATACCCGATCATTTGGATGCTGCTATGGTTTGGGGCGGTAATGGCAAAATCTATTTCTACAAGGGCAGTAAATTCTGGCGTTTCGATCCTTTGAAGAGACCTCCAGTGAAGTCTAGCTATCCCAAACCAATTTCAAACTGGGAAGGTCTACCGAATAGCATAGATGCGGCATTGCAGTATACAAATGGTTATACGTACTTCTTCAAGGGTGATAAGTACTATCGGTTTAACGATAGAACATTCGCGGTAAGTTCTTTACTATTAGTTTCTCCCATAGACAACCTTAAACAGCCGAGCTGactaaaagtttttttggaaaaaaaacttaatcagccagtttcaattaaagttttcccatagaaaaccttattcagccaggctgaattaaagttttcccatagaaaaccttattcagccaagagtttttcctaaagaaaatcttattcagTCCTTATTCAAAAcaactgaattgaagttttcctatagaaaaccttattcagcaatGCTGAATTAAAGCTTACCTATACAAAAACCTTactcagccaagctgaattatagttttcctaaagaaaacattattcagccagtctatttttaagttttcttatagaaaaccttattcagccagcctGATTTAAAGTTTTCTCATAGAAAAGCTTATTCAGCAAGGCTTAATTAAAGTTATGTCTAAGAAGATCTTATTCAGCCAGGATGAGTTAacgttttgctatagaaaaccttattcagccagactgaattaaagttgtcctaaagaaaaccttattcagtcagactgaattaaagttttcctagagAAAACCTTTTCCAGTAAGGttgaattttagttttcttatagaaaaccttattcagccagactgaattaaagttttcctaaagaaaaccttattcagccatgctgaGTTAAAGTTTTCTCTTAAAACACCTTATTCAGCAAAGCTAActaaaagttttcctatagaaaaccgtaatcagccaggctgaattaaagttttgctaTGGAAAGCCTTAATCAGCTtgactgaattatagttttcctatagaaaaccttattcagccagactgaattaaagttttcctaaagaaaaccttattcagccaggctgaattaaagttttcctatagaaaaccttattgagccaggctgaattaaagttttcctatagaaaaccttattcagccaggctgaattaaagttttcctatagaaaaccttattcagccaggttgaattatagttttcctattgaaaactatattcagccacactgaattaaagttttcctaaagaaaatcttattcagccatgctgaGTTAAAGTTTTCTCTTAAAACACTTTATTCA
Encoded here:
- the Mmp1 gene encoding matrix metalloproteinase 1 isoform X1, whose amino-acid sequence is MVNSEKLPPPTTKRRNISNKSTAVTSTLSSSALTSSSSSRINNTTSSSYSAKMSTRQNYVFLGLTIFLTVLATVHSGPVSTTTQAEIYLSQFGYLPASARNPANGGLLDASTWIKAVQDFQSFAGLNVTGELDEETMQLMSKPRCGVRDKVGFGTDSRSKRYALQGSRWRVKALTYKISKYPKRLKRSDVDTEVSKAFSVWSEYTDLTFTAKATGPVHIEIKFVESEHGDGDAFDGVGGTLAHAFFPVFGGDAHFDDAELWTVNSPRGTNLFQVAAHEFGHSLGLSHSDVRSALMAPFYRGYEPVFKLDTDDVLAIQALYGKKSTQSGNGLNPTSGGALPRTTQRPAFAPPKAAPRDDLICKDPKIDALFNSAEGQTYALKGNKYYRLTENSIAEGYPKLISEGWPGLPGDIDAAFTYKNGKTYFFKGTKYWRYNGRQMDGDYPKEISEGFTGIPDHLDAAMVWGGNGKIYFYKGSKFWRFDPLKRPPVKSSYPKPISNWEGLPNSIDAALQYTNGYTYFFKGDKYYRFNDRTFAVDAADPPFPRPSGHWWFGCKNTPSTTGNIVDKSEETELPSSFLDYDNNGDSVFDAGTDDHQAHDEASEADRSSMSNGSESSLHLSGSILATLAMMLITKFIVS
- the Mmp1 gene encoding matrix metalloproteinase 1 isoform X2; its protein translation is MVNSEKLPPPTTKRRNISNKSTAVTSTLSSSALTSSSSSRINNTTSSSYSAKMSTRQNYVFLGLTIFLTVLATVHSGPVSTTTQAEIYLSQFGYLPASARNPANGGLLDASTWIKAVQDFQSFAGLNVTGELDEETMQLMSKPRCGVRDKVGFGTDSRSKRYALQGSRWRVKALTYKISKYPKRLKRSDVDTEVSKAFSVWSEYTDLTFTAKATGPVHIEIKFVESEHGDGDAFDGVGGTLAHAFFPVFGGDAHFDDAELWTVNSPRGTNLFQVAAHEFGHSLGLSHSDVRSALMAPFYRGYEPVFKLDTDDVLAIQALYGKKSTQSGNGLNPTSGGALPRTTQRPAFAPPKAAPRDDLICKDPKIDALFNSAEGQTYALKGNKYYRLTENSIAEGYPKLISEGWPGLPGDIDAAFTYKNGKTYFFKGTKYWRYNGRQMDGDYPKEISEGFTGIPDHLDAAMVWGGNGKIYFYKGSKFWRFDPLKRPPVKSSYPKPISNWEGLPNSIDAALQYTNGYTYFFKGDKYYRFNDRTFAVDAADPPFPRPSGHWWFGCKNTPSTTGTDDHQAHDEASEADRSSMSNGSESSLHLSGSILATLAMMLITKFIVS
- the Mmp1 gene encoding matrix metalloproteinase 1 isoform X3 translates to MVNSEKLPPPTTKRRNISNKSTAVTSTLSSSALTSSSSSRINNTTSSSYSAKMSTRQNYVFLGLTIFLTVLATVHSGPVSTTTQAEIYLSQFGYLPASARNPANGGLLDASTWIKAVQDFQSFAGLNVTGELDEETMQLMSKPRCGVRDKVGFGTDSRSKRYALQGSRWRVKALTYKISKYPKRLKRSDVDTEVSKAFSVWSEYTDLTFTAKATGPVHIEIKFVESEHGDGDAFDGVGGTLAHAFFPVFGGDAHFDDAELWTVNSPRGTNLFQVAAHEFGHSLGLSHSDVRSALMAPFYRGYEPVFKLDTDDVLAIQALYGKKSTQSGNGLNPTSGGALPRTTQRPAFAPPKAAPRDDLICKDPKIDALFNSAEGQTYALKGNKYYRLTENSIAEGYPKLISEGWPGLPGDIDAAFTYKNGKTYFFKGTKYWRYNGRQMDGDYPKEISEGFTGIPDHLDAAMVWGGNGKIYFYKGSKFWRFDPLKRPPVKSSYPKPISNWEGLPNSIDAALQYTNGYTYFFKGDKYYRFNDRTFAVDAADPPFPRPSGHWWFGCKNTPSTTGVRKRG